A genomic region of Castor canadensis chromosome 16, mCasCan1.hap1v2, whole genome shotgun sequence contains the following coding sequences:
- the Eddm13 gene encoding epididymal protein 13 has product MIRLALVLRLLPDTCIPTVLKGLLSLQVLNDETSDCQDNVQLAPATTPSKKHLVRKSSWNFMKCAYMMVTFFFVSYNKGDWCYCHICSSEVDVRNDLCCSF; this is encoded by the exons ATGATCCGACTGGCCCTGGTTCTTCGTCTCCTACCTGATACTTGCATACCCACAGTGCTGAAAG GTTTGCTGAGCCTCCAGGTGCTGAATG ACGAAACAAGTGACTGTCAGGATAATG TGCAACTGGCTCCAGCCACCACCCCTTCCAAGAAACACCTGGTGAGGAAGAGCAGCTGGAACTTTATGAAATGTGCATACATGATGGTGACCTTCTTCTTTGTGTCCTACAATAAAGGAGACTGG TGTTACTGCCACATCTGTAGCTCTGAAGTGGATGTGAG